The following coding sequences lie in one Actinomyces capricornis genomic window:
- a CDS encoding demethylmenaquinone methyltransferase, giving the protein MSPSASRATLAKDPREVAGMFDAVARRYDLSNDVMSLFQVHMWRAVTRAAVAPAPGMRILDLAAGTGTSSAEYAAAGADVVACDFSTGMVAEGRRRHPRISFVAGDATALPFADESFDVVTISYGLRNVQDTRTALREMHRVTRPGGRLVIAEFSTPTSRPFRAVYRYYLGTALPAAARLISSNTAAYDYLGESILAWPDQQSLAALMQHTGWRGVGYKNLSGGIVAIHRATKPQRPSPSASTPA; this is encoded by the coding sequence ATGAGCCCTTCCGCCAGCCGAGCCACCCTCGCCAAGGACCCGCGCGAGGTCGCCGGGATGTTCGACGCCGTCGCCCGCCGCTACGACCTGAGCAACGACGTCATGAGCCTGTTCCAGGTCCACATGTGGCGGGCCGTCACCCGCGCCGCCGTCGCCCCCGCCCCCGGGATGCGCATCCTCGACCTGGCCGCCGGCACCGGCACCTCCTCCGCCGAGTACGCGGCCGCAGGCGCCGACGTCGTCGCCTGCGACTTCTCCACCGGCATGGTCGCCGAGGGCCGCCGACGCCACCCCCGCATCAGCTTCGTCGCCGGGGACGCCACCGCCCTGCCCTTCGCCGATGAGTCCTTCGACGTCGTCACCATCTCCTACGGCCTGCGCAACGTGCAGGACACGCGCACCGCCCTGCGCGAGATGCACCGGGTGACCAGGCCCGGCGGCCGCCTCGTCATCGCCGAGTTCTCCACCCCCACCTCCCGCCCCTTCCGCGCCGTCTACCGCTACTACCTGGGCACCGCCCTGCCCGCCGCCGCCCGCCTCATCTCCTCCAACACCGCCGCTTACGACTACCTGGGCGAATCCATCCTGGCCTGGCCCGACCAGCAGTCCCTGGCCGCCCTCATGCAGCACACCGGCTGGCGGGGCGTGGGCTACAAGAACCTCTCCGGCGGCATCGTCGCCATCCACCGCGCCACCAAGCCCCAGCGCCCCTCGCCCAGCGCCAGCACGCCCGCCTGA